Proteins encoded together in one Venturia canescens isolate UGA chromosome 10, ASM1945775v1, whole genome shotgun sequence window:
- the LOC122417235 gene encoding magnesium-dependent phosphatase 1-like: MTQKKPKVIVFDLDYTLWPFWVDTHVTPPFRKGKGNEVVDAQGHKIKYYQEVPQILKQLNEEGYEIGIASRTSEIKGAHQLLQLFEWEKYIKYKEIYPGCKVKHFSKIQKSSGADYKDMIFFDDEHRNIEDLTKVGVLSILVENGVTKKVIEEGLNKFTVR; encoded by the exons ATGACTCAGAAAAAACCTAAAGTAATTGTCTTTGATCTAG ATTATACTCTATGGCCGTTTTGGGTCGACACTCACGTCACACCACCTTTTCGTAAAGG GAAAGGAAACGAAGTCGTCGATGCTCAGGGTCACAAAATCAAATACTACCAGGAAGTTCCACAGATTCTGAAACAACTTAATGAGGAGGGTTATGAAATAGGAATAGCTTCGAGAACATCAGAGATTAAAGGAGCTCATCAACTTCTTCAATTATTTGAATGGGAAAAGTATATCAAATACAAAGAGATATATCCAGGCTGTAAAGTGAAACACTTTTCCAA GATACAAAAGAGTTCCGGGGCTGATTATAAGGATATGATATTCTTCGATGATGAGCACAGGAACATCGAAGATTTAACGAAAGTTGGTGTATTATCGATATTAGTCGAGAATGGAGTGACTAAAAAAGTGATTGAGGAGGGGTTAAATAAATTTACAGTTCGATAA
- the LOC122417234 gene encoding DNA primase large subunit-like isoform X2 — MFYINPPKGKVALHILENSVFTRLEYLKLLDNNKTDNFCGNFEYLLENSTWDNIGHFTLRLIASTSKELWQFWVKNEELLFKQRLDHLSIRQIHRLFRNIVRNLNKRECDQNIVSQSLLQMSLFFLKPLVFNHIMRNNHAENCQKFRCQVPFTAIPDLVEAEKKHISHAGVLVATDPRLASISKVVRKCTSEKLPMSGQITAKNINEESRNFPPCMQNLHSVLRNKHRLSHHARFQYSLFLKECGMQMEDAIHYWREEYLKPHTCEAGCTHSWQKDERKYLYSIRHLYGLEGGRKNYKTPNCEKICEEVPSLRYEGGCPFKHFDSNQLVKLLQKSLDKSVIEERFINVTARKPEAACSEFLRIIHQLDDQSFAIHSPVQFYTKVTSEII; from the exons atgttttatataAATCCACCGAAGGGCAAAGTGGCACTGCACATTCTGGAAAACAGTGTTTTTACTCGATTGGAGTATTTAAAACTCCTCGACAACAACAAAACTGATAATTTTTGTggcaattttgaatatttgttggaaaattcaacGTGGGACAACATTGGACACTTCACTTTAAG attaatTGCTTCAACATCAAAAGAATTGTGGcaattttgggtaaaaaatgaagaattgcTGTTCAAACAACGCCTCGATCATTTGTCGATCAGACAAATCCATAGACTTTTTAGGAACATAGTAAGAAACTTGAACAAACGAGAATGTGATCAAAATATAGTTTCACAGAGCTTATTGCAAATGAGTCTCTTTTTTTTGAAACCGCTTGTATTCAATCAcataatgagaaataatcatgCTGAGAATTGCCAAAAGTTCAGATGTCAAG TACCCTTTACAGCAATCCCTGATTTAGTAG aagcagaaaaaaaacatatttctcATGCCGGAGTGCTGGTTGCTACTGATCCACGCTTGGCTTCAATTAGCAAAGTCGTTCGTAAGTGCACTTCAGAAAAGCTGCCAATGAGTGGTCAGATCACagcaaaaaatataaatgaggaGTCCAGAAACTTTCCCCCGTGTATGCAAAATCTCCATTCAGTACTGAGAAACAAGCATCGTTTGAGCCATCATGCAAGATTTCAATACAGCCTCTTCCTCAAAGAATGTGGTATGCAAATGGAAGATGCAATTCATTATTGGAgagaagaatatttgaaaccCCACACTTGTGAAGCTGGATGTACACACAGTTGGCAGaaagatgaaagaaaatactTGTACAGTATCCGTCATCTTTACGGTCTCGAGGGTggtagaaaaaattataaaacacccaattgtgaaaaaatctgT GAAGAAGTGCCCAGTCTCAGGTATGAAGGTGGTTGCCCTTTCAAACATTTCGACTCAAATCAACTTGTAAAACTGCTACAAAAATCTTTAGACAAGTCAGTGATCGAAGAACGTTTTATCAATGTCACAGCTCGAAAGCCCGAAGCAGCCTGCTCTGAATTCTTGAGAATAATTCACCAACTCGATGACCAAAGTTTTGCCATTCACAGCCCTGTTCAATTTTATACCAAAGTTACAAGTGAAATAATATAA
- the LOC122417234 gene encoding DNA primase large subunit-like isoform X1: MFYINPPKGKVALHILENSVFTRLEYLKLLDNNKTDNFCGNFEYLLENSTWDNIGHFTLRLIASTSKELWQFWVKNEELLFKQRLDHLSIRQIHRLFRNIVRNLNKRECDQNIVSQSLLQMSLFFLKPLVFNHIMRNNHAENCQKFRCQVPFTAIPDLVGKRKVDLYQGQATVVCSEWKTVLLCLYRNFIEAEKKHISHAGVLVATDPRLASISKVVRKCTSEKLPMSGQITAKNINEESRNFPPCMQNLHSVLRNKHRLSHHARFQYSLFLKECGMQMEDAIHYWREEYLKPHTCEAGCTHSWQKDERKYLYSIRHLYGLEGGRKNYKTPNCEKICEEVPSLRYEGGCPFKHFDSNQLVKLLQKSLDKSVIEERFINVTARKPEAACSEFLRIIHQLDDQSFAIHSPVQFYTKVTSEII; the protein is encoded by the exons atgttttatataAATCCACCGAAGGGCAAAGTGGCACTGCACATTCTGGAAAACAGTGTTTTTACTCGATTGGAGTATTTAAAACTCCTCGACAACAACAAAACTGATAATTTTTGTggcaattttgaatatttgttggaaaattcaacGTGGGACAACATTGGACACTTCACTTTAAG attaatTGCTTCAACATCAAAAGAATTGTGGcaattttgggtaaaaaatgaagaattgcTGTTCAAACAACGCCTCGATCATTTGTCGATCAGACAAATCCATAGACTTTTTAGGAACATAGTAAGAAACTTGAACAAACGAGAATGTGATCAAAATATAGTTTCACAGAGCTTATTGCAAATGAGTCTCTTTTTTTTGAAACCGCTTGTATTCAATCAcataatgagaaataatcatgCTGAGAATTGCCAAAAGTTCAGATGTCAAG TACCCTTTACAGCAATCCCTGATTTAGTAGGTAAGCGAAAAGTAGATTTGTACCAAGGACAAGCAACAGTTGTGTGTTCCGAATGGAAAACAGTACTTCTATGTCTGTACCGAAATTTCAtagaagcagaaaaaaaacatatttctcATGCCGGAGTGCTGGTTGCTACTGATCCACGCTTGGCTTCAATTAGCAAAGTCGTTCGTAAGTGCACTTCAGAAAAGCTGCCAATGAGTGGTCAGATCACagcaaaaaatataaatgaggaGTCCAGAAACTTTCCCCCGTGTATGCAAAATCTCCATTCAGTACTGAGAAACAAGCATCGTTTGAGCCATCATGCAAGATTTCAATACAGCCTCTTCCTCAAAGAATGTGGTATGCAAATGGAAGATGCAATTCATTATTGGAgagaagaatatttgaaaccCCACACTTGTGAAGCTGGATGTACACACAGTTGGCAGaaagatgaaagaaaatactTGTACAGTATCCGTCATCTTTACGGTCTCGAGGGTggtagaaaaaattataaaacacccaattgtgaaaaaatctgT GAAGAAGTGCCCAGTCTCAGGTATGAAGGTGGTTGCCCTTTCAAACATTTCGACTCAAATCAACTTGTAAAACTGCTACAAAAATCTTTAGACAAGTCAGTGATCGAAGAACGTTTTATCAATGTCACAGCTCGAAAGCCCGAAGCAGCCTGCTCTGAATTCTTGAGAATAATTCACCAACTCGATGACCAAAGTTTTGCCATTCACAGCCCTGTTCAATTTTATACCAAAGTTACAAGTGAAATAATATAA